From Arachis hypogaea cultivar Tifrunner chromosome 3, arahy.Tifrunner.gnm2.J5K5, whole genome shotgun sequence:
TGTCCAGTAGATGTCGTATGAAGAACAACTATACTTGCAGTTCCAAATGGCACACATGCTTCTGTCATCCGCACCGGGATAGTAAAGAAATAACATAGTAACCATCAAACTCGGAAATGAGCTCTTACTTGGCAGGCAAACCAGTAATTGCACAAAGAGGTTGCTCTGGATctgaaaacaaatatatatacaaTCATATACATAAAAGGATACCTTCGAAATAACAGTATTTCGGCAATGTTTGTTTATCAGaatagatattaaaaaataaaaataaaaaagaaagagaaaaacaaataaacaaacaacGAAACTTATGTGAAACCCCCCccccttttctttcctcttcctTTTTCCCCCCCTCTAAATAGACACCCAAAAGATGAGACAAATTCCTTGCTCAACAAAACAATTCAGATGCAACTCCAAGCAATTCAATCTTAGCATTAACTATTACTAATCCAGTGAAACAATATCCCCAACAAAAAGAATGCACCAAGACCCATCATAACAAATATGTCCTCAACAACAATTTCTAAGGGAAACAGCTTATGTAAACTTACTTAACAAAAAATGAACTGAACTGTCAAACTCATGTAATCTTTTACTGTTAGCATATAAGGAACTCACATTGTACAGGTGTCGTGGCAATATCAGAGTGAAATGAGGATCCCTTAATGAACTCTAAATATGTATAACCTGAAAAATTAACAGATTACTATATGAAGTGAAATGCGTATAAAATGCAGTGTCCAAGGTGAAAGTTGTTATGCATTGAATCATTCTTACCATCCTTTGAAATGTATCGTATCTGTGGTCCATTATAGACAGTTTTATGCACAATTGCTTTTCTCTTAACTTCTTCCTCCCTAGCTAAAACACGCTCCAAATTTCTCAGGTTCATAATTTCTGCAAAGTAAAAGTTACAATTGAGAATTGTGCTGGGCCTTTAGAAGGTCAAGATAGAAAACTAACATTAAAACAACCAATATATGTTAAGCAATATAATCTCGACCTGTTTGAGCAGCTTCTAAAAGCATTTCCTCTTGTGTCATTCTCTTCTCCTCaccttccttctttttttttactgTCTGTGGCTGGAAAATGAATAGCAATTCAAACCAAGAACATATAAGCACAAGCCTCACTGCCTTGGAGTCAATATTATAGGCCAGGTAATACCCGTAATACAGATTACAGAATTTGCGAAATATAATTGCCAGACCATTGAGCATAACTTACAATGTTTACACCACAAATTAATCGAATTTCTCTTGGAAACTATCCTAGTATTACTAGGCTCTAAAGTGAACAAATGCCACAGCATGCCTGAAActataattgaaaaagagaaaacaaatacCAAACAAAAAGCAGGGAACGCATTGATTAACAAGAAGCACAATTGCCAACCTTCATGGATGCTTGCAGAGCACGTATGGCATCTCTCTCTGCCTGCCGAACAATCACGGCAGTTCTAGTGGACTTCCTGATTATCTTTTCCCCTCCATCATCGCGTGTATCATGGTGTTCCTCAGGAACTGGCTCCTTCTCTggtttatcatcatcatcatcgtcattgtcctcatcgtcatcatcatcatcatcattgggaGAACGTTCCAACTTAGACAAAACCTTCTGCTTCTTTTTACTCTTCTTCGGCTTTGGCAATTTCTTCCCGGGAAATATTAGCCGCTTCTTTTTATGTACCCTAAAAATGCGAATATTTGGGGTTAAAAGACCTTTAGAATTTCAAAATGCTATTGTTTAAAAGAACCCTAGTCATGATGAGAAACAGGACAGAACCTTTCATCAGCAATATCATTATCAGGCTGATCATCAGGTTCAGATTCCTACGAATGAGCAACAGCTGGGTGAGAACAAAAGTCATTGCAGAAAGCGTTAGCTCCTAATTCTAAACTGAGAGTTCCTAACGATTTACAGAACCACAATCGTTGAAAttaagtgtgtgtgtgtgtgtgtgtgtgtgtgtgtgagagagagagagagagagagagagagagagagagagaggcataCCTCGTCATTGAAGTCGCTATCGAATTCGTCGGCAACCTCAGCTTCCTCGACGTAGTTGTCGTCTTCCTCTTCGTCTTTGAGGGCGTCCTGGTTCCAGAAGAGATCGTCCTGCTGAATCTCGTCGTCGAGAAGCTTCGTCATCCTCTTGCCTCTGGTGGCGCGTGACGCACGATCCAGAAGCACAACCGGTGGCGCCGGCTCCGAGCTCTCCATGGCTCGCCGGAGACGGAGGGGACTCGATGGCTGGGGGTTCGCAACACTTCTTTGGTAATTCGGGTATTGGGACTCAAACCAAAATGGCACGCTCAAGTCTGCTAAACTTGTCCTAGTACTAGTAGTGGAGCTcgacaacttttttttttggtcggtATTATTGGTTGAACTTTGAACTGGTGGATTGCAGGCTTGGAGCCTCACAAACATGTTGGGCTTTGGGCCTGTTCAGTTTACCAAAAGTTTACTCAAATATTGTGGTTGCCAAAAACATAACTGAAAATTTGTGGGTGAGGACAGTGGCAACCAAAGGTTAGGTACAGTCACTACAGTGCTAAAAGAAAATGATAtcctatttaaaattttaaatggatATCCTAACAAATTAGTTCTTTACctgttaaattgaaaaatattgtagacaaaaataaaatatattctagTTGATATGTAAATACATGTTACTTAGTTAAatagtcaaatatattaaattatctactaaatttcaaatattatttttatacaaaaatattttcatttgaatattttttattaggaTTTCTTTGTttggtttttaattaaaaaatatatggaTAAAAATACACATGAATAAGTTTGGAATAGACAAAAATTCatatcaaaattcataaatattaaaatacatttaataaattaattttgataaataaaaatacacacTAGTTTTACAAATCTACTAACGGAATATTGCTTTTGtctatgaaaaataatttttaggatGTACTCTGATATTTATGATCTTTTGTGTgtatttttattcactttaaatttttttatgtttatttttgtctatttacttttatttaaaatatgtatttgatagatattttaaattttaatgcattatagatttaaataaattttaaatgctaaatttaaaaattaattatatataacaataTTGTAATTAATTGTTTGTATAAAATACTTTTTGATCTAGTGTAACAAATTAAATATGTTTTGGTTAACttagaatatattcttttattgtccaaaatatttttgatagatTAAAgactaatataaatttaaattttatttaagtatttgttAGTggtcaataattattatatacacaATACAATGTTTGAATTTATAATACTTATTTAAATGGACGAGTGAGTTAATTATTTGgccaaattaaattaatttatttttagaatattttatcaaattaaaattgaCAATAAACTAATATCACGTGAAATGATCTTTTaatgtattatattagaattaaCTAATTTGTAttataaagacacaaatataataaTAGTTAATTGTTTAATAATTGTTAGTTAAACTTTTTATTTGAGTAAACACCCAATCTAGTCTTTGTCTATTTTTACGAAGGACAAACCGATTTCTGTCCCAAAAAAAAAGGAATACTTCGaccctcaacctttttattttgagataatacggtatttctattaaaaaattcattaaataataataaaaattagttttgtgggggttttatttgtattttgtgggggttttaaacctCCATCAACTATTaataactttgtttttcaaaaattccttccTCAATGGTGGTTAAGTGAAGAAAAACCATTGATAAAAATAATGCCacaaaaaaaagtaattatagtACAATCAGGCACGGACCCATGCATAGTAGTGAGGGGGCAGTTGCCCCCACTCTCATTTCATAtttttcaacaatatatatatatatatatatatatatataatatgcccccattttaaattttaaatgaccccaTTACAAATAAATAAAGTCCAATTGTTAAAATCTCTAAATCTATTTTATCTTTCTATCATTTTAACTATCAGTTACCCTAATCAAATTTAGTCTTCTTCTATTCTCAAATCCCAGCCACCACTCATATATTCTTTTAAAccctctttttaattttataatttcaaccTTCTTTTCTAATCCTTATCTAGTGGACATTTTCTCTTCATCagaagataaattttaaattctctattttgttttatatagctctctatgactttatttatttttcaatttcattatttctctttttgatattttcaattgcaaattttaactcaaacaattataatttaggtattaatctatttttttattctcttcataaatttatatattttattttattctcaatttagtgatccttattatttatttgtttatctttcgttctattctattatatataattatgttgcatataaatttttaaagtgaattgatcaatttactaatttaaaatatatatttttttatttttagaaataataatgaaaaaatatttcaaaagaacCACTAGAATTTGAAGTCACTCTATTAGTctcttctaataaaaataaattcttagAATTGAAGCAAAAAAAGTTAGTGGTTAAtgtaatttttggttttttttgtattcaaataattaatgtgcatttttatatttttaaatttaaattaatatatcttttgatagTAATGTGCATTATTTTTGCCCCCTCAACAtaaattttctgggtccgtcactgagTACAATgtcttttaaaggaaaaaaataacatcgaataaaaaataaaagaagaaaactttaatgttgataatattggtattggtgatgatgatggtagaggagataatgatgatgataaaatatagttacacaataaaaataatagaggtaTGAGTGATAATAATAAGGATGAAAAAGATAATGGTAATAGTGGTAGTAATTGATTATATTGTTGAAaagatttttatagaaatttaaaACTCCACAAAATACAAATGAAATTCccacaaaactaatttttattattatttattgaattttttaacatatgaacggtattgtcccaaaataaaaaaattgaggatcaaaatatctttttttagacaaaaattacTTTATTTTCCGTAAAAATGGATAAACACCGAATTAGTCTTTACTCCTTTTCATTCTACAGATTACAGAGCTTTTGAAATATGGTCTTACAGTATAGTTAAGCAAAAcccataattttttattagtacaGAACccatcatattatatatcaatcCTTTCAAAAAGAATCTTTAGAAACgtgaaaacaaatttaaaaatagaaagaaatactAAAATAACGGGGGAAAAGAAAATCAATTGTAAACAAAATCAACGGCcactaaaatcaactattaaaataaaatatatattaaaatataaaatataaattaaaaataaattaaattatatatatttatgaataaattataaatatatagtaattaattttagaattaaatataaaagtggTCCTTAAATTTACAATCGAACCTCAAAAGTCATCTCTTAACTTGCAAGTACCCTACGTTTCACCTTAAACTTAGCAATGTTAGCTCGCTGTCGTCTCTGAGATACTTTCTGATAACGAAAAGATGACATAAACGGATGGAGACCACACTGAAAGCCACATTGGACTGCCAAAACAACATCGTTTCATTTTTGGTGTAATGACTCAACTTCTAATACGTCATGACCAATGCTAGCCGCCAGACGCTACTACACAGCTTTTCCTAGAGACTCTAGaccttatatataaaatatatatacatatgagcctGTAACACTAATCGAGATCACGTATCAGATATATAAATACCACGAAATAAGTAATAGTTAAATAGATAATATCCGCATGAAGCATAGAAAATACAGAAAACATAGTAATATCATACATATATGCCCGAAGGCTCATTTAGTACATCATAATTCATACCGGGTTACGTTGTTGCTTATTAATAAAAATGTTTATAGACTCTATATTTATACTATCAAGCCTCGATTCACAAGAGTCACTCTAATCTGGAACCCATTCTAACTTGTTTATATAGGTATTTACAAAAGCACCTAACCCTCTAAAAGTCTATACAGAGTGAGGGCAAAGACGACTACTACTACTGCTACTATTATAACTATTACTGGACATCGATTCCTGGTAGTTGAAGAAACGCAAAAGTGCTGTGTGGAAGTAAAAAAAGTCGCTCCGAGCCTATGATCCTCCTGTAATGCTATTGCTGCTCGCTAGTCCAAAGGCTGAAAACTCAAAGAAGATCTCACCGGTTTGCATATGCAGAAAACGGGACATAAAGGATGAGAATTTAAGGTTCCCAAAAGGGTACTACACAGGAATCCTAAGGGATTCCGCAACCTAAGTCTAAGACTTTGCGCAGTTAGGTCGGTAAGTCACACAAACAAGTACAAGCACAAGTATATAGAAGAATAATAAACAAATACAAAGTACAGGAAGTAGAGATAAATCATAATCACAAATAAATGCAGCAATCAAGTATGATGCATGCAtggtcctatgcaggccatgagctcatgcgtcggttgactACTCGCAATCCGACGTTatctaggaactagtcctagatatggtttCCTGATTGCGTCCGTCCGTGCATACGTGTCGATGTGGTCAAGAATACCACCAGTCCGTGACACAGGCAATTGTGGCAAAGCTTGACGCCATAATATGTGCacaaaa
This genomic window contains:
- the LOC112734680 gene encoding SWR1 complex subunit 2 isoform X1, yielding MESSEPAPPVVLLDRASRATRGKRMTKLLDDEIQQDDLFWNQDALKDEEEDDNYVEEAEVADEFDSDFNDEESEPDDQPDNDIADERVHKKKRLIFPGKKLPKPKKSKKKQKVLSKLERSPNDDDDDDDEDNDDDDDDKPEKEPVPEEHHDTRDDGGEKIIRKSTRTAVIVRQAERDAIRALQASMKPQTVKKKKEGEEKRMTQEEMLLEAAQTEIMNLRNLERVLAREEEVKRKAIVHKTVYNGPQIRYISKDGYTYLEFIKGSSFHSDIATTPVQCTVIQRQGCHMPLKKLLKKSDNGLRRKMLTIESKWPWGSCMIQFLVVVFRLSRRDQWCQTKVYIQILGHMPASEECLLPKTKILTSFFVLLHVSGWTLDWLNYSTPGFKVWLSLQRTMYLLTLFSP
- the LOC112734680 gene encoding SWR1 complex subunit 2 isoform X2, which codes for MESSEPAPPVVLLDRASRATRGKRMTKLLDDEIQQDDLFWNQDALKDEEEDDNYVEEAEVADEFDSDFNDEESEPDDQPDNDIADERVHKKKRLIFPGKKLPKPKKSKKKQKVLSKLERSPNDDDDDDDEDNDDDDDDKPEKEPVPEEHHDTRDDGGEKIIRKSTRTAVIVRQAERDAIRALQASMKPQTVKKKKEGEEKRMTQEEMLLEAAQTEIMNLRNLERVLAREEEVKRKAIVHKTVYNGPQIRYISKDGYTYLEFIKGSSFHSDIATTPVQYPEQPLCAITGLPAKYRDPKTGLPYATKEAFKEIRQRFAEENANNRKQMAMGILYDSVSGCGFSLKQKRSMVPDKSVHTNFRPYARFRRMPASEDEDSD